The following coding sequences are from one Polyodon spathula isolate WHYD16114869_AA chromosome 7, ASM1765450v1, whole genome shotgun sequence window:
- the LOC121319057 gene encoding fez family zinc finger protein 1-like: protein MDSVLYHTTQSAFGSTSVREHLSAGYNMISTSKPLAFSIERIMARTPEPKSMPLPNLFQTPTSKTDPKQTLRMNSTTLPCMIPFVPLAYEAAHKFSLTGSEPRKYHLDTSSYNSNDMISIGLNYTTELSSVTPPAGQYKLFRPRVVNQSSFQTMGTLCYLNCGDSPCPPPASILNIHPVASYLLNSPFNPHQKTFISEKSKVVPSVERYQSGVAFKDLSQSQLQHYMKESAQILSEKLFKTPPKLSNGSPNNKPKVFTCEVCGKVFNAHYNLTRHMPVHTGARPFVCKVCGKGFRQASTLCRHKIIHTQEKPHKCNQCGKAFNRSSTLNTHTRIHAGYKPFICEFCGKGFHQKGNYKNHKLTHSGEKQFKCNICNKAFHQVYNLTFHMHTHNDKKPFTCPTCGKGFCRNFDLKKHIRKLHDSCSGAQSLSTDNLNGEQHQSQ from the exons ATGGACAGTGTTCTCTACCATACGACACAGTCAGCCTTCGGTTCAACTTCAGTGCGAGAACATTTATCAGCTGGATACAACATGATCAGCACTTCGAAACCTCTTGCTTTCTCTATTGAAAGGATTATGGCAAGGACACCAGAACCGAAGTCGATGCCGCTTCCAAACTTATTTCAAACACCCACGAGCAAGACAGACCCAAAGCAAACTCTTCGCATGAACTCCACTACACTTCCTTGCATGATACCGTTTGTTCCATTGGCGTATGAAGCTGCTCACAAATTTAGCCTCACTGGATCAGAACCACGAAAGTACCATTTAGATACGTCTTCTTATAATTCTAACGATATGATAAGTATTGGCTTAAATTATACAACAGAATTATCAAGTGTAACCCCCCCGGCAGGACAGTATAAACTTTTTAGACCACGGGTGGTAAACCAGTCTTCGTTTCAGACCATGGGAACTTTGTGCTATCTTAATTGTGGAGACAGCCCCTGCCCCCCTCCTGCAAGTATTCTTAACATCCATCCAGTGGCTTCCTATCTCCTGAACTCCCCATTTAACCCAcatcagaaaacatttatttcGGAGAAAAGCAAAGTTGTTCCTTCAGTGGAACGATACCAGTCTGGGGTTGCCTTTAAAGACTTGTCTCAATCCCAGCTCCAGCACTATATGAAAGAGAGTGCACAGATTCTCTCTGAAAAGCTGTTTAAAACCCCCCCCAAACTTAGCAACGGATCCCCAAATAATAAACCCAAGGTGTTTACTTGTGAAGTTTGTGGAAAG GTATTCAATGCACATTACAATTTAACTCGTCATATGCCAGTACACACCGGAGCCAGACCGTTTGTTTGTAAAGTCTGTGGGAAAGGCTTCCGACAGGCAAGCACTCTCTGTCGACACAAGATCATCCATACACAG GAAAAACCCCACAAGTGCAACCAGTGTGGGAAAGCGTTTAATCGAAGCTCTACTCTGAACACTCACACAAGAATCCATGCGGGGTATAAACCATTTATATGTGAATTCTGCGGCAAAGGATTTCACCAGAAAG GCAACTACAAAAACCATAAACTGACACACAGCGGAGAAAAACAGTTCAAGTGCAATATTTGTAACAAGGCTTTCCATCAAGTTTACAACCTGACTTttcatatgcacacacacaacgACAAAAAACCCTTCACCTGTCCAACCTGCGGGAAAGGATTCTGTCGGAACTTTGACTTGAAGAAACATATCAGGAAGCTGCATGACAGTTGCTCTGGAGCTCAATCCCTTTCTACGGACAATTTGAATGGAGAACAACATCAAAGTCAATAA